The Arachis ipaensis cultivar K30076 chromosome B05, Araip1.1, whole genome shotgun sequence nucleotide sequence NNNNNNNNNNNNNNNNNNNNNNNNNNNNNNNNNNNNNNNNNNNNNNNNNNNNNNNNNNNNNNNNNNNNNNNNNNNNNNNNNNNNNNNNNNNNNNNNNNNNNNNNNNNNNNNNNNNNNNNNNNNNNNNNNNNNNNNNNNNNNNNNNNNNNNNNNNNNNNNNNNNNNNNNNNNNNNNNNNNNNNNNNNNNNNNNNNNNNNNNNNNNNNNNNNNNNNNNNNNNNNNNNNNNNNNNNNNNNNNNNNNNNNNNNNNNNNNNNNNNNNNNNNNNNNNNNNNNNNNNNNNNNNNNNNNNNNNNNNNNNNNNNNNNNNNNNNNNNNNNNNNNNNNNNNNNNNNNNNNNNNNNNNNNNNNNNNNNNNNNNNNNNNNNNNNNNNNNNNNNNNNNNNNNNNNNNNNNNNNNNNNNNNNNNNNNNNNNNNNNNNNNNNNNNNNNNNNNNNNNNNNNNNNNNNNNNNNNNNNNNNNNNNNNNNNNNNNNNNNNNNNNNNNNNNNNNNNNNNNNNNNNNNNNNNNNNNNNNNNNNNNNNNNNNNNNNNNNNNNNNNNNNNNNNNNNNNNNNNNNNNNNNNNNNNNNNNNNNNNNNNNNNNNNNNNNNNNNNNNNNNNNNNNNNNNNNNNNNNNNNNNNNNNNNNNNNNNNNNNNNNNNNNNNNNNNNNNNNNNNNNNNNNNNNNNNNNNNNNNNNNNNNNNNNNNNNNNNNNNNNNNNNNNNNNNNNNNNNNNNNNNNNNNNNNNNNNNNNNNNNNNNNNNNNNNNNNNNNNNNNNNNNNNNNNNNNNNNNNNNNNNNNNNNNNNNNNNNNNNNNNNNNNNNNNNNNNNNNNNNNNNNNNNNNNNNNNNNNNNNNNNNNNNNNNNNNNNNNNNNNNNNNNNNNNNNNNNNNNNNNNNNNNNNNNNNNNNNNNNNNNNNNNNNNNNNNNNNNNNNNNNNNNNNNNNNNNNNNNNNNNNNNNNNNNNNNNNNNNNNNNNNNNNNNNNNNNNNNNNNNNNNNNNNNNNNNNNNNNNNNNNNNNNNNNNNNNNNNNNNNNNNNNNNNNNNNNNNNNNNNNNNNNNNNNNNNNNNNNNNNNNNNNNNNNNNNNNNNNNNNNNNNNNNNNNNNNNNNNNNNNNNNNNNNNNNNNNNNNNNNNNNNNNNNNNNNNNNNNNNNNNNNNNNNNNNNNNNNNNNNNNNNNNNNNNNNNNNNNNNNNNNNNNNNNNNNNNNNNNNNNNNNNNNNNNNNNNNNNNNNNNNNNNNNNNNNNNNNNNNNNNNNNNNNNNNNNNNNNNNNNNNNNNNNNNNNNNNNNNNNNNNNNNNNNNNNNNNNNNNNNNNNNNNNNNNNNNNNNNNNNNNNNNNNNNNNNNNNNNNNNNNNNNNNNNNNNNNNNNNNNNNNNNNNNNNNNNNNNNNNNNNNNNNNNNNNNNNNNNNNNNNNNNNNNNNNNNNNNNNNNNNNNNNNNNNNNNNNNNNNNNNNNNNNNNNNNNNNNNNNNNNNNNNNNNNNNNNNNNNNNNNNNNNNNNNNNNNNNNNNNNNNNNNNNNNNNNNNNNNNNNNNNNNNNNNNNNNNNNNNNNNNNNNNNNNNNNNNNNNNNNNNNNNNNNNNNNNNNNNNNNNNNNNNNNNNNNNNNNNNNNNNNNNNNNNNNNNNNNNNNNNNNNNNNNNNNNNNNNNNNNNNNNNNNNNNNNNNNNNNNNNNNNNNNNNNNNNNNNNNNNNNNNNNNNNNNNNNNNNNNNNNNNNNNNNNNNNNNNNNNNNNNNNNNNNNNNNNNNNNNNNNNNNNNNNNNNNNNNNNNNNNNNNNNNNNNNNNNNNNNNNNNNNNNNNNNNNNNNNNNNNNNNNNNNNNNNNNNNNNNNNNNNNNNNNNNNNNNNNNNNNNNNNNNNNNNNNNNNNNNNNNNNNNNNNNNNNNNNNNNNNNNNNNNNNNNNNNNNNNNNNNNNNNNNNNNNNNNNNNNNNNNNNNNNNNNNNNNNNNNNNNNNNNNNNNNNNNNNNNNNNNNNNNNNNNNNNNNNNNNNNNNNNNNNNNNNNNNNNNNNNNNNNNNNNNNNNNNNNNNNNNNNNNNNNNNNNNNNNNNNNNNNNNNNNNNNNNNNNNNNNNNNNNNNNNNNNNNNNNNNNNNNNNNNNNNNNNNNNNNNNNNNNNNNNNNNNNNNNNNNNNNNNNNNNNNNNNNNNNNNNNNNNNNNNNNNNNNNNNNNNNNNNNNNNNNNNNNNNNNNNNNNNNNNNNNNNNNNNNNNNNNNNNNNNNNNNNNNNNNNNNNNNNNNNNNNNNNNNNNNNNNNNNNNNNNNNNNNNNNNNNNNNNNNNNNNNNNNNNNNNNNNNNNNNNNNNNNNNNNNNNNNNNNNNNNNNNNNNNNNNNNNNNNNNNNNNNNNNNNNNNNNNNNNNNNNNNNNNNNNNNNNNNNNNNNNNNNNNNNNNNNNNNNNNNNNNNNNNNNNNNNNNNNNNNNNNNNNNNNNNNNNNNNNNNNNNNNNNNNNNNNNNNNNNNNNNNNNNNNNNNNNNNNNNNNNNNNNNNNNNNNNNNNNNNNNNNNNNNNNNNNNNNNNNNNNNNNNNNNNNNNNNNNNNNNNNNNNNNNNNNNNNNNNNNNNNNNNNNNNNNNNNNNNNNNNNNNNNNNNNNNNNNNNNNNNNNNNNNNNNNNNNNNNNNNNNNNNNNNNNNNNNNNNNNNNNNNNNNNNNNNNNNNNNNNNNNNNNNNNNNNNNNNNNNNNNNNNNNNNNNNNNNNNNNNNNNNNNNNNNNNNNNNNNNNNNNNNNNNNNNNNNNNNNNNNNNNNNNNNNNNNNNNNNNNNNNNNNNNNNNNNNNNNNNNNNNNNNNNNNNNNNNNNNNNNNNNNNNNNNNNNNNNNNNNNNNNNNNNNNNNNNNNNNNNNNNNNNNNNNNNNNNNNNNNNNNNNNNNNNNNNNNNNNNNNNNNNNNNNNNNNNNNNNNNNNNNNNNNNNNNNNNNNNNNNNNNNNNNNNNNNNNNNNNNNNNNNNNNNNNNNNNNNNNNNNNNNNNNNNNNNNNNNNNNNNNNNNNNNNNNNNNNNNNNNNNNNNNNNNNNNNNNNNNNNNNNNNNNNNNNNNNNNNNNNNNNNNNNNNNNNNNNNNNNNNNNNNNNNTGTTCACGAAATAGTCTGATTCCAGCAGCCAAAACACAAACATTTGTGGATTAGAGATTCTTACTAATTAAAGTAATTTACCCATCAATATATAAGATCAAATTACAATGTGTCAAACTTTTAAAGTTGACTTTTTGTGCTACTAAAGTActtgttttctattttctttcttttccttttgaaTTCAGGCATTATCATATTGAAATTGGTCAGTAGCACATGTTTGAAAGTGCCATTTGAAACTTGAAGTAGATTCACAAAAACCAGGactaaaaattattagataaacaTTACCAATCAAGAACACATAACACAACATAAGGAACCAAAAAAAGATAAACATTACCAGACACTTAACATCGATAACACGACATAAGATCTTCGACGGAAGATCgtatttgagagagagagagagagagagagactacCTGGCACCAGGGAAAAGAGGACGAAGAGAGAACAGTTCAGCCATTATAGCACCCATTGCCCACATGTCTAAATGAGTGACAGAAAATTCAGTAAATAAAATGGTACTTATCATCACTCCAAACAGTATTAATTTGATCATTATCGCTGTTTAAAGCATATACTTACCAACTTTGGAGCTATACAGATAAGATTGAAGTAGCACTTCAGGAGCACGATACCTAACAGAAGCCAGCGTACAACTTATAAACTGCACAATACACAACTGAACAAATTACATACAAAAGTTGAAAGCACTTACCACCGTGTGGAGACATACTCAGTGTAGGGTGGTTGTGAACTGATCTCACGTGCTAGGCCAAAATCAGAATAGACCATAGTATAAATCTCCATTTGCTGCACAATAACAACTTCATTAAAATGTCAACCAAAACGATGCATAATTTATAGAAAAAGCTAGGTAATTCTTGagaagtttgaaaaaaaaaaggctaaCATACTCAAAAAGCATGTTCTCTATTTTATCATATAGCACATTTAACAAAGGATTCGGATGCAATGATAAACGTACCAGGCTTCAGATCACGGTGGAAGTATCCACGCTGGTGCATATAAGCAAGACCTTGGAAAACTTGAAAACACCAATTCCTAACTTCACCTTCAGAAAACATCTTCTCCCTGTCTTTCATAAGTTGGTACAGGTTGCATTCCTAAATCACCCAAAAAATTGAAACATCAATTACTGGACTTTGCACAAGATGATGCAGACCACATCTAATGAAGAACTGGCCACCCACCATGTACTCAAAAACAAAGTACAGAATGTCACTTTCTCGAATAACTTCCTTTAGCTTCACAATATTTGGGTGGTTCATTTTTCTTAGTGACTGTAAACCAAGAGAAATTGAAGTAAgttataaacagaaaataaaaaaccaTATGGCAAATAAGGTTTCAGAAGGATCGGCAAAATGAGACACCTTGACTTCTCTCAGGTTTACACACTCCTCCCAAGAGTAatatttcttcttcattttcttaatTGCAACCTGCAATTTTATGACTTAATTATTACTAAAGCAAACATCAAATGAAGCACATTGATCATGCAACTTGGAGCACACTTACAACTTCTCCAGTTTGCTTATTAATAGCTCTCCAAACACTCCCAAACGTTCCATCACCAACTTCCTTAATTAACTTGTACCTGTATCCACAACCAAAAAATTTGTAAGAAATTCTAACATACGGGTATAAGGAAGGGGATAGCAACTTCTGGGGAAAACGAACCTCTCCATTGTTCCCGTGAAAATACAAATCAGCTCTTTCTTTATTCAACTAAAGTAAACAAAAACACAAATGATAGATGGCATTTATCTATTGCAGATGATGCTCAGAGGTATATAAGATATTAACAGATGACTGCTGATCCAGCAAAATCCACCATCAATTTTCTGTCGTAGCAAAACAGGGCATGGAAGCAGAAACTATCTGATGGAAGGGCTGCACAGCCTTATTCATTAATAGACCCACGGCTTTATAATGGTTGCAGGACAACGGTAGTAGAAATGAACAAGTACCAGAGATCATACTGATGCTTCTCAGGTTCTCAGGTCCAACCACAAGAGTGATCAAAGCATTAGCATTAATCTCTAGCTAAAATCACTGTGACCCAAGACTTCAAGACTATGGTAATATCTACTTCATCTAAACTATGCAGTATTTGTTTCAGAACTTTCAGGTAACTGATGTATCGTCACCAACTATACCCCATCAAGAGCAACAAGAAGACAATTGCCAGAAAACTACAGTCTGCAATGATTCAACGCAAATGCTTCACTCAAAGACTAGTCAGCATCCAGTATACAGTCACCAATCTATATACTTCAGCCCTGTAAAGGAAGAAATATTATATTAGATTTTGATAAATCTAAACAGACAATTGTTGTTGAGGCTCTCCATTGTAGATTCTTACCCCAGAAGAGGTTCTACCAGATATAATAACTGAGTGTTGGGTCAGCAATGCACTGCCAAGGGAACAATGATCAAGAAGCTACCATTGGATTGGTGTGTCatccaaaacaagaaaaagaaaaagttcttACTTGTACAAGTGCACTAAAGATGCAGCACCTGTATCAGAAGAAACTAGCATCACGTACCCTGTGCCGATCATTAAACGGGAGCAGAACACTAAGTGCAATTAACAAAGGAAACCAGAAGAAAATTTCCGATGATGAAGAACCGCCAGTCGAGCACTTCTTGGAATGCAAAAAACCGATACTGGTAGCAATTCGTCGAGAAACTAACTCCCTCCATGTCTGGGAAAATATATCACAACTACTTGGATTCAAATTCAGGCCAACCTGCAGCAGATAACCGGGTCCAAACCTTAGATTGGATTATAAATCCCAGAATGCACATTGTTAACATGTCTCCCTATATTAATAAGAGCAAAAACAAAAGTATCAACAGAATGCTGAGTGACAGAAATTAGACAGCTTATAGCTTCAGATGCTCTAATAAAAACAGTGAAATTAGAAAAACCCTATCCAACAAGTGAACGTTTTCCGGATTAATATTTACTATTTAGTAACGAAACTATGCAAGTACTGACTCCACAAAACCAATCATGTATAGACCAAGCTGAATCCCAAAACTGAATTCACGTTTCAACAGCAAAATTGTAAAGGTAATCAGGCAAGATTTCCAGGTCTTCATATGAAAAAAAGATAGATGATAAAACACACCAAGAATACCTAACAAACAAAATTGTACAGGAGAGTTCAGACGCCAATAATTGTCCAACAACCACAAACGCAACCAGAATCCCAATCCCCAAACCCTAATTATCTCCGAAGCTCAAATTAGAAGTCACAAACCTAATGAACAAACTATCCAGACACATGACGATAGCCAAATTCAACCACGGAGGTATCTTACACAATCCATAAAACAAAAGTACAAAACCAATCCTCATGATCTTCAATCAAACCGAACGCCATTCCTCGATCGCAACCGTCCAAAGAGAAAAGATACAAGCAGAAATCGAAGAAATCCaaagcaaaacaaaaaattaacaaaGAAACAATCGTAAAATCAAACCGCGCAGCTAAATCATAAGGATCTAAACGAAGATCAGATCTGATCTGAAAAAAACGCGTAgaataaaaagataataacaaaTTGNNNNNNNNNNNNNNNNNNNNNNNNNNNNNNNNNNNNNNNNNNNNNNNNNNNNNNNNNNNNNNNNNNNNNNNNNNNNNNNNNNNNNNNNNATAACCACCGTCTCGAAGGACGGGAAGAGGCGGAATCCAGAGCTTCTTCCTCTACGATACCCCCTAttttttttcctccttttttttgttttgccTTTCTCTCTATTTGTGATGTGTTATATGCGATTCGTGCCAACAAAGAAATAGGGGAATTGTGTGTCTACCCTTTACCTAATTTATGCGCACCTTTGTTTTGAGGCACCGCCTCGTTTTCTTTgttcattttttaaaaataaaatatttatttttgaattttaaaaaagataaaaaaagatttGGGTATTTTCTGGTCTTGGAGTCCAACTCCGATTCACACTCTTGGATCTATTTATAGCTGCTTTTCTGCTACGCTCTCGCTTCCAACCTGTGGGTTCTCATATGTCGCTCTCCTTTCTCATTCCGCGTCCCTATTCATGTTTTATTCgtttttctaataataatatggaGTTTAATTTTgaggaaaaaaattttaatattgtaANNNNNNNNNNNNNNNNNNNNNNNNNNNNNNNNNNNNNNNNNNNNNNNNNNNNNNNNNNNNNNNNNNNNNNNNNNNNNNNNNNNNNTAattctttaaaaaataatttctcttAAATATTGATAACTATTATGATACTATAAACTTAGTATTTAATTTTGGCCTTAAATAGATATTAAGACACACAATCTCAACACGTATAAATTTGACTAATATATActaaattgtatttttttatatatgtagtTTATCTTATAATTTAATGTTGGTTTACCATAAAAAAAAagcttttttttaaagataaaaagatataaatatttttttaaaagtcaaTCTAAACTTACCTTAGTAGTTAAGTAAAATTTATTGTCTCATTTAAATGAAATGCTATATTTGACTCCTATCTTCCTTTCCATATGCTATTATTTGGGAGATATACACTATTTAGTTTACATTGAGTTAGATTCGatcaatcttaaattttaaataaatccaTGAAATTTATAAAGCCAAATTATAACATATAAACCAAATCAATATTATGTTATCATTCTTTGTTCTTCATCAACCTTATGAATTTCTAAAACTAACAAGTTTAGGTTTGAAGTTAGAACTTAGAAGTGATCTATTTGCACTGTATTTGTAACCATCTCCTAGAGTGTTACAAGTCATTTTACTTGCATTGATTTATATAAGCACCTAGCTAGTGTTAAAATAAAGTGATAATAACAACTAATAATTAATGTGTtagtaattttaaatattattaatccTATAACAAGAATATTAGTCATAAACAATTTAAAGTGATAACATGATAACGGGAAAGAAAATCAGATATGATTGGATTTTCGATTGTTTTGAAAAGAAAGAAGCAAATAAATTATTAGTAGtgacaaacataaaatattaaattatagaGTAAATGTCCTTTTTGGTCTTAAGACTTTCACCccctaaaaaatataaatatccaAATCGGTCTCTATTTATTTTGGTATATGTACGTTTTACTCTCTGGTTAAAGACTGAAAAGGGTATTTACTCAAAGTAGATAGGAACTATAACGTACATATATCAAAATAGATAAAGATCGATTTTGGTGTTTAGATTTTTTAGGAGGTGGGAAGTCTATCAGACAACTGGTTAGAAATCGGAAAAAACATTTACtctaaattatattatattataaatttataattaagaaGATGGGCCTACTACAATCACCGAGCAATAAATATAGATCTGATCACAAACTTTTTCCCATTCGTGACCTAAGACAATACGACATGTTATGGTCATTATTACACAGTGGAATTGTCAAATTAGGTATGCCTTTGGTTTCTTCATAATTAGAATGGTGATGATGTTGACCCATTTAGGCTGGCCATCGTAATAATTAAACAAGAATAATGTTTCATTTCTCTTGTTACTTTCTCGCAACGTTACACAAATAGTAATGAGTAATGaccattattttttaatataaccCTTAATTAGCTTCCACAAAATAACAAGTTGTAAATGATTTCTTCCGGGGAAAGcggatatattatatatatagttgCCAACCCAAACCggacctaataataataataatcaaacttTCAAATTAACGACTTTGATTATTATTGTCAATAAACTCAATAATGAGTAATGATGCAATCGTATATATGAACATCCTGAAAAAAGGTATGTTTAAATTTACGTATtccatttatatatattttttttcaaaaatgttgGTAAAAGAATTGTTAATGTTGTAAATATGAGAAATACACGAAATTAGTCTCacatcaaaaaaaataaaaatgagtgaaaaTNNNNNNNNNNNNNNNNNNNNNNNNNNNNNNNNNNNNNNNNNNNNNNNNNNNNNNNNNNNNNNNNNNNNNNNNNNNNNNNNNNNNNNNNNNNNNNNNNTTCAAGTGTTCAATAAttatttctctaaaattaaataacTTCAAGTTTGATCTTCATGAAAAAGAAAGGGAATGTTGAGAGAACGAATTTTAGTTTATAGTTACAGGTAATAAATATCTAATATTAGTAATAGATTTTTAAATAAACTCAAAAGGATAACAAAGAAAAAGGATAAGACTTCATCACTACCAATTAGAGTGTTGTTTAGTTTATTTTGATATCTtatgtttaattttaatacaacaATAGTATAATAGTTGTAATTAAGTTGGGACCATAAACCTTAATAACATAATGGATAAAGTTCGGTGAGGCCAGTGGCCACTGGCTACTAGATGGTGTGAGATTTGTGGCTGATTTGATCTAATTGGATGCTTCGATTAGGTCACAATTTGACAACCAATTTTCATGGATCATATGCAGATGAATGTTATCTTATCTTACCAAAACTTTTGATTTACATACAAAGTCACAAGTCACAACGCATATTAGGTgttttttttagggtttatctatTTTGTATGTTaagtttataaatttaaattttttaattgaaaattaaaaaaattaNNNNNNNNNNNNNNNNNNNNNNNNNNNNNNNNNNNNNNNNNNNNNNNNNNNNNNNNNNNNNNNNNNNNNNNNNNNNNNNNNNNNNNNNNNNNNNNNNNNNNNNNGGGTTACAAAAAAGAtgcaatattattatttattatataatttgatgataatttaaaatagaactaatttttatgttaaaaaaatattaaattatcaattaatgatctttTTTTAGTGGCTAAgaatcttttgcatttagtgagaggtctttggtTCAACATCTACTTAAAACatgtttttatataattatataacaTATTCATACATAGAGTGTGAGTTAGTCGAgtagggttgaggctcaacccgTCTCTACTGGACCTGCACCCTACCCTACTCGCTGTGGAGTGTGGATCGGGTTGAAAATCCAATTAGGTGAGGTTGGATTGGATATCTGCAAATAAGATGCATATTGCCACCCATAACTATTCACacgattaatataaaaaataattatttttactgataTAATATTATACAATTAAATattcatataaaattattttatatacatatatctattattatgattataataatataaaagaatGGAGAAAGACAAATTTGTGGTTGAAGAATGCACTCCAAAAAAGAATGGAATATTCATGAGACAAGGTGTGTGCTAATGCTATCCTATATATATCTTTGCCGAAAGATGATGAGGTTGTATGAAGATATGTTCTAACTTCTAAGGTGGCAAAATGCTGGCATGCCACCACACAAATTAGGTCTCCTATATCCTAGGCAAGCAAGTCAACAACTTTGAGCTGCTAAATTATTGTTTGTGTGGTAAatgtttatattatttatttttaacggCTTCTCATAAAACGTTGAAAATGGTGTATTTCCTACTTTCAAGTTTTAGAAGCATAAATAAATGACTACAAAAATAAAACAagtattcattttttttctaagaaaatatatttttttcccaAAAACTTAAATAAACAAGCTCATTTCCTAATTAAATTTATTGGCTACatcaaacttttttttaaaaaggtGTTGGTTGGTGGATTGATTCAGGTATAGTATAACTATTCATGTTTGTCATGACAAATACTTGTTCAAAAAATTCTGAAGTTAAGGGATGAAAATCATGAAATTCTTATGAGAAATGGGACACAAGTTGTTGGCAAGAGCAATTTGAACTCTATTTCTCTTTAGAATGTAGTTATGACTTATGGTGATGTTAAGAAGTGCATCTTATGTGCATGACATTAGAAACAATTTAATATCTTCCAATTTATTATGTAAAATGGGACTGAAAATTTACAAACCAATAGTCATTAAAAAATTTGTTCATTAAAAGAGATTTTTTTTTCCTACGATATTCTCTAATTCGACaagtcaaggactaatccgtcacaGATCTGAGCTCTATTTGAAGGTCTATCGCTGGCCAACGAGTTGCTATATGCACAACACTTATTTAAGCGAATGAGTAAACTAACTACTCGACCAATCCAAAttggtttattaaaatttttttttttcacgaCCGTGGGCCACAAAGGACCAGACCCAGAAAACAGAAACCTTATTCCCACCTGAGTTTTATGTAGTAGTTTTTGGACATGAAAGGGCCTAGGCGGaccaacaaaagaaaagaaactacCAGGCCCATTTATGTTGACGTGGAATCTAGTTTCTCCAAAGGTGAATTCCAAATCTTAATCTTGAGATTCTGGTTTGTCAAAGTCAAAAGATTTGACTTTCTACTTGAAAGAATGACTATCAAACGGTACCAAAATGAGTGGCGCGTTTTAACCTCCGGCCACCGTTTACGTGTTACCATAGATGACGTTCTCCATTGAAATCTTCAGTGCAGAGCCAAACCAAACGAAGTCAAATTaccgatctctctctctctctctctctctctctctctctctcgttgcAGTGTAGCTCTCATATCTGCAAATGGCCGATGCTCTACTTGGAATGTCGTTGAAAACTTGCACACTTTCTGCATGACCAGCTCGCAGCCTTCTATGGCGTTCAATCGCAGATCCAAGAACTATCCAGTAATCTCACTGCAATCCATGCTGTAATTCAAGATGCTGAAGAGAAGTAGATAACAAGCCATGCCGTTAAGGATTGGTTGAACAAACTCTCTGATGCAGCCCACGTGCTCGATGATATGCTGGATGAGTGTTCAATAAAATTCAACGCTCTGCAAATCCCGCACAGAAattgtttttcttgtttcaatCCGGAGATGATTTTGTTTCGTTTTGATATTGGTAAGAGGATGAAAGCTACTAGAGATAGGTTCCTCCAGATtgatgaagaaagaagaaggttTGAGTTGCAGCCAGGGGTTGTAGAGAGGCTTCAAGAAGATGAGGAATGGCGCCAGACGAGTTCTCTCATCACGGAGCAGAAAATTTATGGTAGACACCAGGACATAGAGACTATTGTGGAGCTTCTTTCAACGGGTgctggtgatggtgatggtgaagaTCTTGCTGTGTATCCCATTGTTGGGGTTGGTGGACTTGGAAAAACAACACTTGCTCCATGGGTCTTCAATGACGAAAGGGTAATCAAACATTTTGATTTTAGAATCTGGGTTTGTGTTTTCAATATGATGAGAATTTTGAAGTCAATT carries:
- the LOC110271685 gene encoding putative disease resistance protein RGA4 — protein: MLDECSIKFNALQIPHRNCFSCFNPEMILFRFDIGKRMKATRDRFLQIDEERRRFELQPGVVERLQEDEEWRQTSSLITEQKIYGRHQDIETIVELLSTGAGDGDGEDLAVYPIVGVGGLGKTTLAPWVFNDERVIKHFDFRIWVCVFNMMRILKSIVESATKKNPDLFTLEVMQKRVQEELLGKKC
- the LOC107642397 gene encoding cyclin-dependent kinase F-4 isoform X1 encodes the protein MIGTGYKLIKEVGDGTFGSVWRAINKQTGEVVAIKKMKKKYYSWEECVNLREVKSLRKMNHPNIVKLKEVIRESDILYFVFEYMECNLYQLMKDREKMFSEGEVRNWCFQVFQGLAYMHQRGYFHRDLKPGTFIIASESFVKCAI
- the LOC107642397 gene encoding cyclin-dependent kinase F-4 isoform X2, whose product is MERYKLIKEVGDGTFGSVWRAINKQTGEVVAIKKMKKKYYSWEECVNLREVKSLRKMNHPNIVKLKEVIRESDILYFVFEYMECNLYQLMKDREKMFSEGEVRNWCFQVFQGLAYMHQRGYFHRDLKPGTFIIASESFVKCAI